The Desulfobulbaceae bacterium nucleotide sequence AAATGGCAAAAGTTGGGCAATGCGCCGCGCAAATACCACAGGCCTTGCATGAAGCGACGATAGTTTCCGCCTTCTTTTTCTTGTCTTCCATTACCACCATCTTAATCGTCTTGTATGGGCACAGACTAACACATAACCCACATCCAATACACTCTTCCTTATTAACGTTTGAGACAATGGGGGCAACATGAACCATCCCCTTAACAAGAGGTATGGCTGCCTTGGCAGCGGCGGCCTGTGCCTGAACTACGGTCTCATCCAGCGGCTTGGGCGAATGAGCCAGACCACAGACAAAAACTCCATCCACCGGCATCTCGACGGGACGCAGCTTAACATGTGCCTCAAGGAAGAACTTATCCGCTGTAACCGGTACTTTTAACAGTTTGCTCAAAACCTCTGTTCCCTGCGGCACAATACCAACACTCAATGTTACAAGGTCAGGGGCAATAATTACATCTTCACGCAGTATCGGATCAAAGAAACTGACCTCAACAGACCCGCCTTTTTTAGTGATCTCAGGCATAGCGCTGGTCTCATAAGGAATAAAAACCACACCTTTCTCACGAGCTTCACGGTACTTCTCTTCAGCATAACCATAGGTCCGCATATCGCGATAAAGGACAATGATCTGGGCTTTAGGATTACGGTCCTTCAACATCAGTGCGTTCTTGACTGCATGATTACAGCACACCTTGCTACAGTAATTCAGATCATCCCCACGAGATCCGGCACACTGAACCATCACCACCGAGTTAGGCAGATCTTTCTTGTTCTTGGCATACAATCGAGTCTCAAGCTCTCTCTGGGTGATGATCTTGTCCGATTTCACCAGTTCTTTGCCCAGGACTGTTTTGGGCACATATTCAGTCCCGCCGGTCGCCAAGATGATTACTCCGTGATCAATGGTGACCTCTTTTGATGTCTTGCCTTCGTTCAACTTAACAACGGAACTAAAATTACCCACAAAACCAGCTACATCGACAAGCTCTGCCTGGGTGCAGACGTCAATCAGCTTATTTTTTTGCACCCGATCAATTATTGACTTGAGGGTCTTTTCAGTTTCAACACCAAAGATAGTCTTTTTTATCGCCAGCAGGTTCCCCCCCAAAAATGCTTCCTTTTCGAGGAGAGTGGTATGGTAGCCTTGATCAGCTAAAGTCAAGGCAGCAGTCATACCAGCAACACCACCTCCCAACACGACTGCTTTTGGGGTAACAGGCACGGTATGCTCAGCGAGAGGCTTGATGCCACGGGCCTTTGCAACACCCATCCTGATCAAATCCATAGACTTCTTGGTGGCAGCTTCTGGCTCATTGGCATGAACCCAGGAACATTGATCACGGATATTGACCATCTCAAACAAGGAACGGTTGAGTCCCGCATCTTTCATTGTCTCCTGAAAGAGCGGCTCATGGGTTCTCGGCGAACAGGCCGCGATAACAATACGGTTAAGATTGTGTTCCTTGATTTTCTGCTTGATGACTTGCTGAGCATCATGAGAACAACTGTAGAGCGATTCTGAGTGATAGACAACGTTTTCCATGCCACCAGCGTATTGATCGACCAGCGGCACATCGACCACACCGCCGATGTTGATCCCACAATGGCAGGTAAAAACACCGATCCGCACCTCCTCCTCAGCAATATCCCGCTCCTCTGGATAAGATTTGATAACATATCCGGCCCCCCGCTGCTGCTTGAGCATAACTGAAGCAATACCTGCAGCAGCACTCGATTGGGTGACACTTTCCGGGATATCTTTAGGCCCTTGGAAAGCACCGACTACTAATATTCCCTCACGGCTGGTGTTAAGCGGAGCAAAGGGAGTCGTGTCACAAAATTGATAGGCGTTCAACTCAACATCCAGCTTCTTGGCAATATCTTGGGCGTCTTTAGGCGCATCCAATCCTACTGAAAGGACAACCATATCGAACGCGGCAAATACATGCGCTCCGTCCATGGTGGAGTAGGTCAACTTGAGACCCTTTTTACCCCACGGTGTGACGTCAGCAACCTTGGCACGGACAAACTTGATCCCAAACTGCTCCTGGGCACGTTTTTGGGCAGCGTCAAAATCCTTACCCTGCGTTCGCATGTCCATATAGTAGATTGTAATATCAAGCGAAGGGTCATGCTCTTTGGCGACCATGGCCTCCTTAATGGCATACATGCAGCATACAGAGGAGCAATACCCATTGTCACAACCCAGATCACGAGACCCCACACACTGGATAAAGGCAATTTTCTTGGGGTGTCGCTGGTCAGAGAGACACAGCACATGCCCTTGATACGGTCCAGACGGATTAAGCAACCGCTCAAACTCAAGGCTGGTCACTACATCTGGGTGCTGCCCATAACTGTATTTGGCAAGAGTAGACTCTGGAACACGACCAAATCCTGGCGCCAGCACGACCGCTCCAACCTCAAGCTCCTCAACCTTAGCTGTCTGAGAGAAGTCGATGGCTCGACTCCGGCACACCGGCACGCAGATCTTACAGGTGCCATGCTTCAGATGCATACAAGTTTCAGGATCTATATAATACGATGCTGGAACAGCTTGGGGATAATCAATATGAATGGGCCGAGTGATGGAAAGACCCTCATTATACTCATCCACAAGATGTCGAGGGCAATACTGGGTACAGAGTCCACATGCAGTACACTTTGCTGCATCAATATATTTGGGCCGAACATTAACCTTAACGGTAAATGCACCTGGCGTTCCTTCAAGGGATAAGAAATCGGTATTGCTGAGAATCTGAATATTGGGAGACCGACCGGCCTCAACTAACTTCGGCGCGAGTATTCAAAGCGAGCAGTCATTAGTTGGAAAGGTCTTATCCAGTTGGGCCATGACCCCGCCAATGGCAGCCGTTTTTTCGACCAGATAGACATAATATCCCAATTCAGTCAGATCAAGGGCAGCTTGGACACCAGCAACGCCGCCACCCAATACCATGACGGCGCCGGAAGAGGTGCCTTTAGCTTTTTTCTTGTTAGTTACAGCCTGTGCCATAGTAAACTCCAAATAACGGTTAAACCCCTATCTTAGCTCTATTAAGAATGGGATGGATTAACTTCTTCCTTGCTCTCAGTATTCTAAAACTTCAACCTTAACTGCGCAGAGTTTATATTCCGGCGTTCTGGAAAGGCGGTCAAGAGCGTCCAGTGTCAAGTAATTGACTGGGGTCTCGACATAGTTGTAGGTAGAGAATATCGTACCTTCCTGGCTGCGATCAGTAATAGTGACCTTAATTTCGACCGAACCACGGCGTGAACTGATGCGGATCCAGCTCCCTTGTCGCACCCCCATACGTTCTGCATCGACGGGATTAACCTCCGCCAAACACTCTGGGGCAATGACATCGATTTCAGGAGTCTTGCCGGTCATGGAACTAAAATTGTACCGGGCATACTCACGACCGGTTGTGAAAAGCATTGGATACTCGGTGTCTGCTGGTTCCTGAGGTGGAAGGTACCCTTCCGGCACAAAAAGCCCGAGGCCTCTGGTAAATTGCTCAGTATGAAGCACCGTTGTGCCAGGATGGTCGAGAGTAGGAACTGGCCACTGGAGGCCAACCTTATCGAGTCGCTGATAAGTGATTCCGGCGTACATCGGCATCAATTGACGAACTTCCTCGAAGATCTCCTCGGCCGATTTATACCCCATATCGTAGCCCATCTTTTTCGATAGTTCACAGAAGATTTGCCAGTCTGGTTTAGCATCTCCTGGAGGATCAACTGCCTTACGAACCCGCTGCACTCGACGTTCGGTACAGGTAAAAGTACCCTCTTTTTCGGCAAAGCAGGCTGCAGGAAAAACAACGTCCGCTTCCTTTGCGGTATCAGTAAGAAAGATATCCTGGACAACCAGAAAATCTACCTCTCTTAATGCCTCCTGGACATGCGCAATATTGGCATCGGCAATAGCCGGGTCCTCGCCAAAAACGTATAGCGCTCGAATTTCACCTTTAAAGATATTTTCCCACACCTCGGTCGCAGGTTTTCCTGGTCGCCGTGGAAGTTTAACCTTCCACAGTTTCTCATACTGGTTAAACAACTCTTCGTTGCTAAGGCCACCATATCCGGGCAGGGTATTAAAAAGAGCCCCCATGTCACATGCGCCTTGAACATTATTCTGCCCACGGAGGGGATTGCAACCGCCACCTTCAACACCGACCTTGCCGCAGAGCATGGAGAGATTGGCAATGGACTTAACCCGATCAGTGCCGGTGGTATAGTGAGTGATACCCATGCCGTGAAAGATGGCATGACGACCTGGTCCGGCAAACATCCGAGCACACTGGAAAAGATCATCAACAGCAAGACCTGTTATTCCACTTACATAATCCGGGTTGTACTTTTTAACCAGTTGCTTGAGTTCATCAAAATCCTCAGTACGCTCTTCAACAAACTTCTTATCCCAAAGATCCTCTTCAAGGATAATATGCATCAAGCCATTGAGGAAAGCCACATCCGTACCAGGCAGAATTCTAAGCCACAGATCTGCCCGCTCCGCCAGTTTTGTCTTCCGCGGATCAACGATGATCAACTTGGCCCCACGATCAACTGCCTGATGGACACGTAAACCAATGGTTGGATGACTAGTATCAGGGTTCGATCCAATCATCAGAAAGAGATCTGTCTTAGTAGTATCTGCGATGGAGTTTGTCATCGCGCCGCTGCCGAAT carries:
- a CDS encoding CoB--CoM heterodisulfide reductase iron-sulfur subunit A family protein, with amino-acid sequence MLSNTDFLSLEGTPGAFTVKVNVRPKYIDAAKCTACGLCTQYCPRHLVDEYNEGLSITRPIHIDYPQAVPASYYIDPETCMHLKHGTCKICVPVCRSRAIDFSQTAKVEELEVGAVVLAPGFGRVPESTLAKYSYGQHPDVVTSLEFERLLNPSGPYQGHVLCLSDQRHPKKIAFIQCVGSRDLGCDNGYCSSVCCMYAIKEAMVAKEHDPSLDITIYYMDMRTQGKDFDAAQKRAQEQFGIKFVRAKVADVTPWGKKGLKLTYSTMDGAHVFAAFDMVVLSVGLDAPKDAQDIAKKLDVELNAYQFCDTTPFAPLNTSREGILVVGAFQGPKDIPESVTQSSAAAGIASVMLKQQRGAGYVIKSYPEERDIAEEEVRIGVFTCHCGINIGGVVDVPLVDQYAGGMENVVYHSESLYSCSHDAQQVIKQKIKEHNLNRIVIAACSPRTHEPLFQETMKDAGLNRSLFEMVNIRDQCSWVHANEPEAATKKSMDLIRMGVAKARGIKPLAEHTVPVTPKAVVLGGGVAGMTAALTLADQGYHTTLLEKEAFLGGNLLAIKKTIFGVETEKTLKSIIDRVQKNKLIDVCTQAELVDVAGFVGNFSSVVKLNEGKTSKEVTIDHGVIILATGGTEYVPKTVLGKELVKSDKIITQRELETRLYAKNKKDLPNSVVMVQCAGSRGDDLNYCSKVCCNHAVKNALMLKDRNPKAQIIVLYRDMRTYGYAEEKYREAREKGVVFIPYETSAMPEITKKGGSVEVSFFDPILREDVIIAPDLVTLSVGIVPQGTEVLSKLLKVPVTADKFFLEAHVKLRPVEMPVDGVFVCGLAHSPKPLDETVVQAQAAAAKAAIPLVKGMVHVAPIVSNVNKEECIGCGLCVSLCPYKTIKMVVMEDKKKKAETIVASCKACGICAAHCPTFAISMGGFTNEQIYSQIEAFGKSIEENV
- a CDS encoding FAD-dependent oxidoreductase, with product MAQAVTNKKKAKGTSSGAVMVLGGGVAGVQAALDLTELGYYVYLVEKTAAIGGVMAQLDKTFPTNDCSL
- a CDS encoding molybdopterin-dependent oxidoreductase, producing the protein MTNSIADTTKTDLFLMIGSNPDTSHPTIGLRVHQAVDRGAKLIIVDPRKTKLAERADLWLRILPGTDVAFLNGLMHIILEEDLWDKKFVEERTEDFDELKQLVKKYNPDYVSGITGLAVDDLFQCARMFAGPGRHAIFHGMGITHYTTGTDRVKSIANLSMLCGKVGVEGGGCNPLRGQNNVQGACDMGALFNTLPGYGGLSNEELFNQYEKLWKVKLPRRPGKPATEVWENIFKGEIRALYVFGEDPAIADANIAHVQEALREVDFLVVQDIFLTDTAKEADVVFPAACFAEKEGTFTCTERRVQRVRKAVDPPGDAKPDWQIFCELSKKMGYDMGYKSAEEIFEEVRQLMPMYAGITYQRLDKVGLQWPVPTLDHPGTTVLHTEQFTRGLGLFVPEGYLPPQEPADTEYPMLFTTGREYARYNFSSMTGKTPEIDVIAPECLAEVNPVDAERMGVRQGSWIRISSRRGSVEIKVTITDRSQEGTIFSTYNYVETPVNYLTLDALDRLSRTPEYKLCAVKVEVLEY